The Sagittula sp. P11 genome window below encodes:
- the glgB gene encoding 1,4-alpha-glucan branching protein GlgB yields MNLIEPADADRLLSGQHADPFSVLGMHDVDGSIVVRVLRPGVAAVEVLDRKTGRAAATLERVRDDLFAGAIPRRKNRFAYTLRMSEAGETWVEEDPYAFGPVMGELDEYLLGEGTHGQLWRALGAHVTEHDGVKGTHFAVWAPNARRVSVVGNFNNWDGRRHVMRRRGQTGVHEIFLPGEGDGTVYKYEILNRDGALMPLKADPVGFGSELPPKTASVVRDLSGYEWNDAGWIEGRGARQRYDKPISVYEVHLESWRRVPEDGDRPLTYREHAEQLVAYAADMGFTHIELTPISEYPFGGSWGYQPVGLFAPTSRFGKPDDFRAFIDAAHQAGLGVIIDWVPGHFPTDSHGLGRFDGTALYEHADPKEGYHPDWNTLVYNYGRAEVANYLIANAKFWLDEYRIDGLRVDAVASMLYRDYSRKAGEWVPNKHGGRENLEAIDFLRHMNEQVYAAHGDIMTIAEESTAFPGVSAPTDTGGLGFGFKWNMGWMNDTLRYMAEDPINRKYHHDKMTFGLHYAFSENFILPISHDEVVHGKGSLLGKMPGDEWQQFANMRAYLGFMWGHPGKKLLFMGCEFAQYGEWNHDRSLDWHLLDYAPHAGVQRLVRDLNALYRAAPALYELDARSDGFTWIDGGNAEDSIFAWTRQGLDGAPVLVVANFTPVTRHGYRIGVTRDGHWDEVLNTDAPVYGGSGQGNPGGCTSEEVSAHGRSNSIEITVPPLATVFFKYSGTGTGS; encoded by the coding sequence ATGAACTTGATAGAACCTGCGGACGCGGACCGGCTGCTGTCCGGACAGCACGCCGACCCGTTTTCCGTTCTCGGGATGCACGACGTGGACGGCAGCATCGTCGTCCGCGTGCTGCGTCCGGGCGTCGCCGCGGTGGAGGTGCTGGACCGCAAGACCGGCCGCGCCGCCGCGACGCTGGAAAGGGTGCGCGACGATCTGTTCGCCGGGGCGATCCCCCGCCGCAAGAACCGCTTCGCCTACACGCTCCGCATGTCGGAGGCGGGCGAGACCTGGGTCGAGGAAGACCCCTACGCCTTCGGGCCGGTCATGGGCGAACTCGACGAATACCTCCTTGGCGAAGGCACCCACGGGCAGCTCTGGCGGGCGCTCGGCGCGCATGTGACCGAACATGACGGCGTGAAGGGCACGCATTTCGCCGTCTGGGCGCCCAACGCCCGGCGCGTCTCGGTCGTCGGGAACTTCAACAACTGGGACGGACGGCGGCACGTGATGCGCCGGCGCGGCCAAACCGGCGTGCACGAGATCTTCCTCCCCGGAGAGGGTGACGGCACGGTCTACAAGTACGAGATCCTGAACCGCGACGGCGCGCTGATGCCGCTGAAGGCCGATCCGGTCGGTTTCGGGTCGGAACTGCCGCCCAAGACGGCCTCTGTCGTGCGCGACCTGTCGGGCTACGAATGGAACGACGCGGGCTGGATCGAAGGCCGCGGCGCACGCCAGCGCTACGACAAGCCGATCAGCGTCTACGAGGTGCACCTCGAAAGCTGGCGGCGCGTGCCGGAGGACGGCGACCGCCCCCTGACCTACCGCGAACATGCGGAACAGCTTGTGGCCTACGCCGCCGACATGGGCTTCACCCATATCGAGCTGACACCGATCTCCGAATATCCGTTCGGCGGATCGTGGGGATATCAGCCCGTCGGACTGTTCGCGCCGACCTCCCGATTCGGCAAACCGGACGATTTCCGCGCCTTCATCGACGCTGCGCATCAGGCGGGGCTGGGGGTCATCATCGACTGGGTTCCCGGGCACTTCCCGACGGACAGCCACGGCCTTGGCCGCTTCGATGGCACCGCGCTTTACGAACACGCGGACCCCAAGGAAGGCTATCACCCCGACTGGAACACGCTGGTCTACAACTACGGCCGGGCGGAGGTTGCCAACTACCTGATCGCCAACGCGAAGTTCTGGCTGGACGAATACCGCATCGACGGGCTGCGCGTGGATGCCGTGGCCTCCATGCTGTACCGCGACTATTCCCGCAAGGCGGGCGAGTGGGTGCCGAACAAGCACGGCGGACGCGAGAACCTCGAAGCCATCGATTTCCTGCGGCACATGAACGAACAGGTCTATGCCGCCCACGGCGACATCATGACCATCGCGGAGGAATCGACCGCCTTTCCCGGCGTCTCGGCCCCGACAGACACCGGAGGCCTCGGCTTCGGCTTCAAGTGGAACATGGGGTGGATGAACGACACCCTGCGATACATGGCCGAAGACCCGATCAACCGGAAGTACCACCACGACAAGATGACCTTCGGGCTGCACTACGCCTTCTCAGAGAACTTCATCTTGCCGATCAGCCATGACGAGGTGGTGCACGGCAAAGGCAGCCTGCTCGGCAAGATGCCCGGCGACGAATGGCAACAATTCGCGAACATGCGCGCCTATCTCGGCTTCATGTGGGGGCATCCGGGCAAGAAGCTGCTCTTCATGGGCTGCGAGTTCGCGCAGTACGGCGAATGGAACCACGACCGGAGCCTCGACTGGCACCTCCTGGACTACGCGCCGCACGCCGGTGTGCAGCGGCTGGTCCGGGACCTGAACGCGCTCTACCGCGCCGCGCCCGCGCTTTACGAACTGGACGCCCGGTCCGACGGCTTCACATGGATAGATGGCGGCAACGCCGAGGACAGCATCTTTGCCTGGACCCGTCAGGGCCTTGACGGTGCGCCCGTGCTGGTGGTCGCCAACTTCACGCCGGTGACGCGCCACGGCTACCGGATCGGTGTGACCCGCGACGGCCACTGGGACGAGGTCCTGAACACCGACGCGCCGGTCTATGGCGGGTCAGGGCAGGGCAACCCGGGCGGGTGCACCTCCGAAGAGGTGTCGGCGCACGGGCGCAGCAACTCCATAGAGATCACGGTGCCGCCGCTGGCCACGGTGTTCTTCAAATACTCCGGGACCGGAACGGGGAGCTGA
- a CDS encoding ATP-binding cassette domain-containing protein has product MTIQPVVQGRNIVKRYGHVTAIDHADFDLFPGEVLAVIGDNGAGKSSIVKAICGAVQPDEGEIKIEGKPVHFHSPLDAREMGIEIVYQQLALSPALSIADNMFAGRELRKPGIMGSVFRQLDKKRMEDFARKKLTDLGLMTVQSINQAVETLSGGQRQGVAVARAAAFARKFIIMDEPTAALGVKESRRVLELIQDVRAKGIPIILISHNMPHVFEVADRVHIHRLGKRHAVVDPKKISMSDAVAIMTGALEPPPVEEQQLAPKAA; this is encoded by the coding sequence ATGACCATTCAGCCCGTCGTTCAAGGCCGGAACATCGTGAAGCGCTACGGCCACGTGACCGCCATCGACCATGCGGACTTCGATCTCTTCCCCGGCGAGGTGCTGGCGGTGATCGGGGACAACGGCGCAGGCAAGTCTTCCATCGTGAAGGCGATCTGCGGCGCGGTCCAGCCCGACGAGGGCGAGATCAAGATCGAGGGCAAGCCGGTCCATTTCCACTCTCCGCTCGACGCGCGGGAAATGGGGATCGAGATCGTCTACCAGCAGCTTGCCCTGTCTCCGGCGCTCTCAATCGCGGACAACATGTTCGCCGGGCGGGAGCTGCGGAAACCCGGCATCATGGGTTCGGTCTTCCGCCAGCTCGACAAGAAAAGGATGGAGGACTTCGCCCGCAAGAAGCTGACCGACCTCGGCCTGATGACCGTGCAGTCGATCAACCAGGCGGTCGAGACGCTCTCGGGCGGGCAGCGTCAGGGGGTCGCCGTGGCCCGTGCCGCCGCCTTCGCCCGGAAGTTCATCATCATGGACGAACCGACGGCGGCGCTTGGGGTGAAGGAAAGCCGCCGCGTGCTTGAGCTGATCCAGGACGTGCGCGCCAAGGGCATCCCGATCATCCTGATCTCCCACAACATGCCGCACGTCTTCGAGGTGGCCGACCGGGTGCACATCCATCGCCTGGGCAAGCGTCACGCGGTGGTCGACCCTAAGAAGATCTCCATGTCGGACGCGGTTGCCATCATGACCGGCGCGCTGGAACCGCCCCCGGTCGAAGAACAGCAGCTTGCACCCAAGGCTGCCTGA
- a CDS encoding sugar ABC transporter substrate-binding protein: MKKLLTGTALALAAFATGAAAESHGMSASACLITKTDTNPFFVKMKEGATAKAEELGIELKTFAGKVDGDHETQVQAIETCIADGAKGILLTASDTSSIVPAVQQARDAGILVIALDTPLNPIDSADATFATDNFLAGELIGKWAAAKLGDEAANAKIAMLDLAVSQPTVGVLRDQGFLQGFGIELGDPNKWGDEEDERIVGNDVTAGNEEGGRKAMENLLAKDPMINVVYTINEPAAAGAYEALKSIGRENDVLIVSVDGGCPGVQNVADGVIGATSQQYPLLMASKGIEAIAAWAKDGVKPQPTEGKDFFDTGVSLVTDEPVEGVESISVAEGTERCWG, encoded by the coding sequence ATGAAAAAGCTTCTGACGGGCACCGCCCTGGCACTGGCAGCATTCGCCACCGGGGCCGCTGCGGAAAGCCACGGCATGTCGGCCAGCGCATGCCTGATCACCAAGACGGACACCAACCCGTTCTTCGTGAAGATGAAGGAAGGCGCGACCGCCAAGGCCGAAGAGCTCGGGATCGAACTGAAGACCTTCGCAGGCAAGGTGGACGGCGATCACGAAACCCAGGTGCAGGCGATCGAGACCTGCATCGCGGACGGCGCCAAGGGCATTCTGCTGACCGCATCCGACACCTCTTCCATCGTCCCCGCCGTGCAGCAGGCACGTGACGCTGGCATCCTGGTGATCGCGCTCGACACCCCGCTGAACCCGATCGACTCGGCTGACGCGACCTTCGCCACCGACAACTTCCTCGCCGGTGAACTGATCGGCAAGTGGGCCGCCGCCAAGCTGGGCGACGAGGCCGCAAACGCCAAGATCGCGATGCTCGACCTCGCCGTGTCCCAGCCGACCGTGGGCGTCCTGCGCGACCAGGGCTTCCTGCAGGGCTTCGGCATCGAACTCGGCGACCCGAACAAGTGGGGCGACGAGGAAGACGAGCGCATCGTCGGCAACGACGTGACCGCGGGCAACGAGGAAGGCGGCCGCAAGGCGATGGAGAACCTCCTCGCCAAGGATCCGATGATCAACGTCGTCTACACCATCAACGAGCCCGCCGCCGCAGGTGCCTACGAGGCGCTGAAGTCGATCGGCCGCGAGAACGACGTGCTGATCGTCTCCGTCGACGGCGGCTGCCCCGGCGTGCAGAACGTTGCGGACGGCGTGATCGGCGCCACCTCCCAGCAGTACCCGCTCCTGATGGCCTCCAAGGGCATCGAGGCGATTGCCGCATGGGCCAAGGACGGCGTGAAACCGCAGCCGACCGAGGGCAAGGACTTCTTCGACACCGGCGTCTCGCTGGTCACGGACGAGCCCGTCGAAGGGGTCGAGTCGATTTCCGTTGCCGAGGGCACCGAGCGCTGCTGGGGCTGA
- a CDS encoding ROK family transcriptional regulator, with product MRESVQGGDATPVVLDGARGSNQSGVRAHNERLVLTLIRQVGPLAKAEIARLTGLSAQTVSVIMRGLESDGLLKKGEPVRGKVGQPSVPMNLARDGAYFLGLKVGRRSLDLILTDFRGHVEGRVSVTHRYPSPDNVIAFANESIEKLLGKLSAAQRARVAGLGIAIPFRLHDWAQPLGVAPEDMADWRDRDIAVDIANRWDFPVYLRNDASAACGAELVFGDKNRPRDFLYFFIGFFVGGGMVLDNTLYTGRTGNAAALGSIPIGMEGAKVHQLVDVASLITLEQMVIAAGGQSEMIWSTPQAWQLDDAVLEPWMQRAVDGLAYAILSATCLIDFEAVMIDGWLPEAVRSEIVRRTRERLDEISVAGIDVPEIRPGTIGHDARALGAASLPLSDRFLVDRNAFLKA from the coding sequence ATGAGGGAAAGTGTTCAGGGAGGGGATGCGACCCCAGTCGTTCTGGATGGTGCGCGCGGCTCCAACCAATCCGGCGTGCGGGCGCACAACGAACGGCTGGTTCTGACGCTGATCCGTCAGGTCGGACCGCTGGCCAAGGCAGAGATCGCGCGCCTGACCGGACTGTCAGCCCAGACCGTTTCGGTCATCATGCGTGGGCTCGAATCGGACGGTCTCCTGAAAAAGGGCGAACCCGTGCGCGGCAAGGTCGGCCAGCCGTCGGTCCCGATGAACCTCGCGCGGGACGGGGCCTATTTTCTTGGGCTCAAGGTCGGGCGGCGGAGCCTTGACCTGATCCTGACCGACTTCCGCGGGCATGTCGAAGGTCGGGTCAGCGTCACCCATCGTTATCCCAGCCCCGACAATGTCATCGCCTTCGCGAACGAATCGATAGAGAAACTGCTGGGCAAGCTCTCTGCAGCGCAGCGCGCTCGGGTCGCGGGTCTGGGCATCGCGATTCCCTTTCGCCTGCACGACTGGGCGCAGCCGCTCGGCGTCGCACCGGAGGACATGGCCGACTGGCGGGACCGCGACATTGCCGTCGATATCGCCAACCGCTGGGACTTCCCGGTCTACCTGCGAAACGATGCATCCGCCGCCTGCGGGGCAGAGCTGGTCTTTGGCGACAAGAACCGGCCGCGCGACTTCCTGTACTTCTTCATCGGGTTCTTCGTCGGCGGCGGCATGGTGCTGGACAACACGCTGTACACCGGGCGCACCGGGAATGCCGCGGCGCTCGGTTCGATCCCGATCGGGATGGAGGGGGCGAAGGTGCACCAGCTTGTCGACGTCGCGTCGCTCATCACGCTGGAACAGATGGTGATCGCGGCCGGCGGCCAGTCGGAGATGATCTGGTCGACGCCACAGGCCTGGCAACTGGACGATGCGGTTCTGGAGCCTTGGATGCAGCGGGCCGTTGACGGGCTGGCCTATGCCATCCTGTCCGCCACCTGCCTCATCGACTTCGAGGCGGTGATGATCGACGGCTGGCTGCCCGAAGCGGTCAGGTCCGAAATCGTCAGGCGGACACGTGAGCGGCTCGACGAGATAAGCGTGGCCGGGATCGACGTGCCGGAGATCAGGCCCGGCACCATCGGCCACGACGCCCGTGCCCTGGGCGCCGCCAGCCTGCCGCTGTCGGATCGTTTCCTTGTCGACCGGAACGCCTTCCTGAAGGCCTGA
- the glgC gene encoding glucose-1-phosphate adenylyltransferase — protein sequence MNNDRFSLAQQTMAYVLAGGRGSRLKELTDVRAKPAVYFGGKTRIIDFALSNAVNSGIRRIGVATQYKAHSLIRHLQRGWSFFRAERNEGLDILPASQMLDEENWYKGTADAVTQNISIIRGYGPKYILILAGDHIYKQDYSYMIEQHVKTGAKVTVGCIEVPKEEAKGFGVMDVDKSDKILSFVEKPADPPTMPGDDTRSLASMGIYVFEAEYLYEILEKDRPDDASEHDFGKDIIPSIVAEGGAYAHPFSRSCVMSGLESEPYWRDVGTVDAYWKANIDLTDFDPALDIYATDWPIWTYSELVPPAKFIHNEEGRRGQAVSSMVAGGCIVSGSSLYRCLLFTGCRTHSFSQLEGVVALPYVEVGRRAFVKNAVLDRGVKIPPGLIIGEDPELDAKRFRRTENGICLVTQKMIDALE from the coding sequence ATGAACAACGACAGATTCAGTCTCGCGCAGCAGACCATGGCCTACGTGCTGGCCGGCGGACGAGGCAGTCGCCTGAAGGAATTGACGGACGTCAGGGCCAAGCCCGCGGTCTACTTCGGCGGCAAGACGCGGATCATCGACTTTGCCCTGTCCAACGCGGTGAACTCCGGCATCCGCCGCATCGGCGTCGCGACCCAGTACAAGGCGCACAGCCTGATCCGTCACCTGCAGCGCGGCTGGTCCTTCTTCCGGGCCGAACGCAACGAGGGGCTCGACATCCTGCCCGCCTCCCAGATGCTGGACGAGGAGAACTGGTACAAGGGCACGGCGGACGCGGTCACGCAGAACATCTCGATCATCCGTGGCTACGGGCCGAAGTACATCCTGATCCTGGCGGGCGACCACATCTACAAGCAGGACTATTCCTACATGATCGAGCAGCACGTGAAGACCGGGGCCAAGGTCACGGTCGGCTGCATCGAGGTGCCGAAGGAAGAGGCCAAGGGCTTCGGCGTCATGGACGTGGACAAGTCCGACAAGATCCTCAGCTTCGTCGAGAAGCCCGCCGATCCGCCGACCATGCCCGGCGACGACACCCGGTCGCTGGCCTCCATGGGCATCTACGTGTTCGAGGCGGAGTACCTTTACGAGATCCTCGAAAAGGACCGCCCCGACGATGCGTCGGAGCACGACTTCGGCAAGGACATCATTCCCTCGATCGTGGCCGAGGGCGGCGCCTATGCCCATCCGTTCAGCCGATCCTGCGTGATGTCGGGGCTGGAGAGCGAGCCCTACTGGCGCGACGTCGGCACGGTCGATGCCTACTGGAAAGCCAACATCGACCTGACCGACTTCGACCCTGCGCTGGACATCTACGCAACGGACTGGCCGATCTGGACCTATTCGGAACTCGTGCCGCCGGCGAAGTTCATCCACAACGAGGAAGGCCGCCGCGGGCAGGCCGTGTCCTCCATGGTGGCGGGCGGCTGCATCGTGTCGGGCTCCTCGCTCTATCGCTGCCTGCTGTTCACCGGCTGCCGGACGCATTCCTTCTCGCAACTCGAAGGGGTGGTCGCCCTGCCCTACGTGGAGGTCGGGCGCCGGGCCTTCGTCAAGAACGCGGTGCTGGACCGCGGCGTGAAGATTCCGCCGGGCCTCATCATCGGCGAGGATCCGGAACTGGATGCCAAGCGTTTCCGCAGGACGGAAAATGGCATCTGCCTCGTCACCCAGAAAATGATCGACGCCCTGGAGTAA
- a CDS encoding glycogen/starch/alpha-glucan phosphorylase: MKDEILRHLRYGLGKDAEHSSVYDWRMALSRALRDRMVDNWIPSTQEAYSSGAKRVYYLSMEFLIGRLVEDMASNLGLVDEAKAALKELGQDYETIVKDEPDAALGNGGLGRLAACFMDSLATLGIPAMGYGIRYEHGLFEQDFVEGQQVERPETWLQQDHIWEFERPEVQYPISFGGHVEHHDGQAHWHPSETVIATAYDTPVIGWEGRWGNTLRLWAAMPTKVFDLASFNRGDYLAAGRSEALARTICRVLYPDDTTETGKELRLKQEYFFTSASIQDLLRRFLSTHSDIRTLPDAAAIQLNDTHPAIAGPELVRLLVDKHDLGMDEAIALARRCLGYTNHTLLPEALERWPEWLFGRVLPRHLEIIREIDADHLRRHEGAPKILDHGNVNMGELAFIMAHKVNGVSALHTELVKKTVFHDLHRIHPQRIVNQTNGITQRRWLKTCNPALSGLITRELGDGWVTDLDLLAKLKSRTGDVAFKEEFVAAKRANKVRLANWVTETMGISIDPDAMFDVQIKRIHEYKRQLMNILETVALWNEMRAHPDAGWTPRVKIFGGKAAPGYHVAKEIIHLINDVAAVINSDEITKDLLKVVYPPNYNVTMAEVLIPAADLSEQISTAGKEASGTGNMKFALNGALTIGTLDGANVEIREHVGPENFFLFGLTAEEVMERRMQPGYARAAIDASPRLQRVLGQIVEGRFCPQDQGRYHGLVGMLYDSDYFLVTCDFDSYYDTQRRADEAYKNARNWAAMALVNTASMGFFSSDRTIKGYARDIWHVGSRLGAGEEAAE; encoded by the coding sequence ATGAAAGACGAAATCCTGCGCCATCTGCGTTACGGCCTTGGCAAGGACGCGGAGCATTCCTCCGTCTACGACTGGCGGATGGCGCTGTCCCGTGCCCTGCGCGACCGGATGGTGGACAACTGGATTCCCTCTACGCAGGAGGCCTACAGCTCGGGCGCGAAGCGGGTCTATTACCTGTCGATGGAGTTCCTGATCGGGCGGCTGGTGGAGGACATGGCCTCCAACCTCGGGCTGGTCGACGAGGCGAAGGCCGCGCTGAAGGAGCTTGGTCAGGATTACGAAACCATCGTGAAGGACGAACCCGACGCGGCGCTCGGCAACGGCGGACTCGGGCGGCTCGCGGCCTGTTTCATGGACAGCCTCGCGACGCTCGGCATTCCGGCGATGGGCTACGGCATTCGCTACGAGCACGGGCTTTTCGAGCAGGACTTCGTCGAGGGCCAGCAGGTCGAACGGCCGGAGACATGGCTCCAGCAGGACCACATCTGGGAGTTCGAGCGCCCCGAGGTGCAGTACCCGATCAGCTTCGGCGGCCACGTGGAGCATCACGACGGCCAGGCGCACTGGCACCCTTCGGAGACGGTGATCGCCACCGCCTACGACACGCCGGTTATCGGCTGGGAAGGGCGCTGGGGGAATACGCTGCGGCTTTGGGCGGCGATGCCCACGAAGGTCTTCGACCTCGCCAGCTTCAACCGCGGCGATTACCTCGCCGCCGGCCGGTCGGAGGCGCTGGCGCGCACGATCTGCCGCGTCCTCTATCCCGACGACACGACGGAGACGGGCAAGGAGCTGCGCCTGAAGCAGGAGTACTTCTTCACCTCCGCCTCCATCCAGGACCTGCTGCGGCGCTTCCTGTCGACCCATTCCGACATCCGCACCCTGCCCGATGCCGCCGCGATCCAGCTCAATGACACGCACCCGGCGATTGCCGGCCCGGAACTGGTGCGCCTTCTCGTCGACAAGCACGACCTCGGCATGGACGAGGCCATCGCGCTGGCCCGCCGCTGCCTTGGCTACACCAACCACACGCTCCTTCCGGAGGCGCTGGAGCGCTGGCCGGAATGGCTGTTCGGGCGCGTGCTGCCCCGCCATCTGGAAATCATCCGCGAGATCGACGCCGACCACCTGCGCCGCCACGAGGGCGCGCCGAAGATCCTCGACCATGGCAACGTGAACATGGGGGAACTGGCCTTCATCATGGCGCACAAGGTCAACGGCGTCTCCGCGCTGCACACCGAGCTGGTGAAGAAGACCGTCTTCCACGACCTGCACAGGATCCACCCGCAGCGCATCGTGAACCAGACCAACGGCATCACCCAGCGCCGCTGGCTGAAGACCTGCAACCCGGCGCTGTCCGGGCTGATCACCCGCGAACTGGGCGACGGCTGGGTCACCGATCTGGACCTCCTGGCAAAGCTCAAGTCGCGCACCGGGGACGTGGCCTTCAAGGAGGAATTCGTCGCGGCGAAACGCGCCAACAAGGTGCGGCTGGCCAACTGGGTGACGGAGACGATGGGCATCTCCATCGACCCGGACGCCATGTTCGACGTGCAGATCAAGCGCATCCACGAATACAAGCGCCAGCTGATGAACATCCTCGAAACGGTCGCGCTCTGGAACGAGATGCGGGCGCACCCGGATGCCGGCTGGACGCCGCGGGTCAAGATCTTCGGCGGCAAGGCCGCGCCCGGCTATCACGTCGCCAAGGAGATCATCCACCTGATCAACGACGTGGCCGCGGTCATCAACTCGGACGAGATCACGAAGGACCTGCTGAAGGTCGTCTATCCGCCGAACTACAACGTCACCATGGCAGAGGTGCTGATCCCCGCCGCCGACCTGTCGGAGCAAATCTCCACCGCCGGCAAGGAAGCGTCTGGCACCGGCAACATGAAGTTCGCCCTGAACGGCGCGCTGACCATCGGCACGCTCGACGGCGCGAACGTCGAAATCCGCGAACATGTCGGGCCGGAGAACTTCTTCCTGTTCGGCCTGACCGCCGAGGAGGTGATGGAGCGCCGCATGCAGCCCGGGTACGCCCGCGCCGCCATCGACGCCTCGCCGCGCCTGCAGCGCGTGCTTGGCCAGATCGTCGAGGGCCGCTTCTGCCCGCAGGATCAGGGTCGCTACCACGGGCTTGTGGGGATGCTCTATGACAGCGACTATTTCCTCGTGACATGCGATTTCGACAGTTACTACGATACCCAGCGCCGCGCCGACGAGGCGTACAAGAACGCCCGCAACTGGGCTGCCATGGCGTTGGTAAACACGGCGTCGATGGGCTTTTTCAGCTCCGATCGGACGATCAAGGGGTATGCGCGCGACATCTGGCATGTCGGATCGCGCCTCGGCGCCGGGGAGGAGGCCGCCGAATGA
- a CDS encoding ABC transporter permease, whose amino-acid sequence MSETASKGQDYESSLSRATSSVAEFERRKGLVPKIQGALHSTPALVPLIVLVLSIVVFGLLLGSKFFSPFALTLILQQVQIVGIVAAAQSLVILTAGIDLSVGAIMVLSSVVMGQFTFRYGIPAPVSILCGLACGTLMGFINGWLVAKVKLPPFIVTLGMWQIVLATNFLYSANETIRAQDIEAQAPMLQFFGTVIALGGARLTYGAIFMLLLFLFLAYMLNQTAWGRHVYAVGDDKEAAELSGIEANKVLISVYMASGLICAFAGWALIGRIGSVSPTSGQLANIESITAVVIGGISLFGGRGAVMGSLFGALIVGVFTLGLRLLGADAQWTYLLIGVLIIGAVALDQWIRKASA is encoded by the coding sequence ATGTCCGAGACTGCCTCAAAAGGGCAGGACTACGAGTCGTCGTTGTCGCGCGCCACCAGTTCTGTCGCGGAATTCGAACGACGCAAAGGTCTTGTGCCCAAAATCCAGGGGGCGCTGCATTCGACGCCCGCCCTGGTTCCGCTCATCGTTCTCGTACTGTCGATCGTCGTGTTCGGCCTGCTTCTGGGGTCGAAGTTCTTCTCGCCCTTCGCGCTGACGCTGATCCTCCAGCAGGTGCAGATCGTCGGCATCGTGGCAGCGGCCCAGTCGCTGGTCATCCTGACGGCGGGCATCGACCTGTCGGTCGGCGCGATCATGGTTCTGTCTTCCGTCGTGATGGGACAGTTCACCTTCCGCTATGGCATCCCGGCGCCGGTCTCCATCCTCTGCGGGCTTGCCTGCGGGACGCTGATGGGCTTCATCAACGGCTGGCTGGTGGCGAAGGTCAAGTTGCCGCCATTCATCGTCACGCTCGGCATGTGGCAGATCGTTCTGGCGACCAACTTCCTCTACTCCGCGAACGAGACGATCCGCGCGCAGGATATCGAAGCCCAGGCCCCGATGCTGCAGTTCTTCGGCACGGTCATCGCCCTTGGCGGCGCCCGCCTGACCTACGGCGCGATCTTCATGCTGCTGCTGTTCCTGTTCCTCGCTTACATGCTGAACCAGACCGCCTGGGGCCGACACGTCTACGCAGTAGGCGACGACAAGGAAGCGGCGGAGCTTTCGGGCATCGAGGCCAACAAGGTCCTGATCTCCGTCTACATGGCATCCGGGCTGATCTGCGCCTTTGCCGGCTGGGCCCTGATCGGGCGGATCGGGTCCGTTTCTCCGACGTCCGGCCAGCTTGCCAACATCGAATCCATCACCGCCGTGGTGATCGGGGGCATCTCGCTCTTCGGCGGGCGCGGCGCGGTCATGGGCTCGCTCTTCGGGGCGCTCATCGTGGGCGTGTTCACCCTCGGGCTGCGGCTGCTCGGCGCGGACGCACAATGGACGTACCTCCTCATCGGCGTGCTGATCATCGGCGCCGTCGCGTTGGACCAGTGGATCAGAAAGGCATCGGCATGA